A window of the Cicer arietinum cultivar CDC Frontier isolate Library 1 chromosome 6, Cicar.CDCFrontier_v2.0, whole genome shotgun sequence genome harbors these coding sequences:
- the LOC101505367 gene encoding 3-isopropylmalate dehydratase small subunit 1-like → MAFSSATATVSQNLTFASSNKLSFSHSSSSSSTSSFNFLSFPSFQSKFCKTIISSPQITRAHAPPSPSTTTTATSSFHGLCYVVGDNIDTDQIIPAEHLTLVPSNPDEYQKLGSFALIGLPDSYAVRFIDSGETKTKYSIIIAGDNFGCGSSREHAPVALGASGAAAVIAESYARIFFRNSVATGEVYPVESETRICEECRTGDVVTVELEENRLINHTTGKEYKLKPIGDAGPVIEAGGIFAYARKTGMIPTR, encoded by the coding sequence ATGGCGTTTTCCTCTGCAACCGCTACTGTTTCTCAAAACCTAACCTTTGCTTCCTCTAACAAACTCTCATTCtctcattcttcttcttcttcttcaacgtCGTCGTTTAACTTCCTTTCATTTCCATCATTTCAATCAAAGTTCTGCAAAACCATCATTTCCTCTCCACAAATCACACGCGCACACGCGCCTCCTTCTCCCTCAACAACAACCACCGCCACCTCATCCTTCCATGGTCTCTGCTACGTTGTCGGTGATAACATCGACACCGATCAGATCATCCCCGCCGAGCATCTCACTCTCGTCCCTTCCAACCCCGACGAGTACCAGAAGCTCGGTTCCTTTGCTTTAATTGGACTCCCTGATTCTTACGCTGTCCGATTTATCGACTCCGGCGAGACCAAAACGAAATACTCAATCATCATCGCCGGCGATAATTTTGGCTGTGGATCCTCCCGTGAACACGCACCGGTGGCATTAGGCGCCTCCGGTGCCGCCGCTGTAATAGCGGAGTCATACGCACGGATCTTCTTCCGGAACTCCGTGGCTACTGGAGAGGTGTATCCGGTTGAATCTGAGACGCGAATCTGCGAGGAGTGCCGTACGGGAGATGTAGTGACGGTTGAGCTCGAGGAGAATCGATTGATCAATCACACAACCGGAAAGGAGTATAAGTTGAAGCCTATTGGAGATGCCGGTCCTGTCATTGAAGCCGGTGGTATCTTTGCCTATGCTAGGAAAACCGGCATGATTCCTACTCGATGA